From one Solanum stenotomum isolate F172 chromosome 12, ASM1918654v1, whole genome shotgun sequence genomic stretch:
- the LOC125846695 gene encoding PH, RCC1 and FYVE domains-containing protein 1 isoform X2, which yields MESQCISLIYGNGERTLDLICKDKMQAETWFVGLRAVISRTHHHRMVDSLKSKRGAHSCISSPAGYMRRKQNLGLSAKTIRLSQVRSLAGSPTQSFSERCFTDGLSCTSESFFSESSLLNVMDNFTSCSSYFEPDDLSQMRASCAGTEIQTDMLAPLLPSSNESRPFGKNVLRDVFIWGEGAEGGCLGVGEVKLDALSPKILESTVMLDVQAISIGRSHASIVTKQGEVFCWGEGKNGRLGHKHDMDTARPKLVDSLNGVRVKSVSCGEYQTCALTFSGELYTWGDNSFCAELVGEEKKRSHWLPNRVCGSLDGVKISYVACAEWHTAIVSTSGQLFTYGDGTFGVLGHGNLQSVAQPKEVESLRGLWVKCVACGPWHTAAVVEVIVDRLKFNNPGGKLFTWGDGDKGRLGHPGEETKLLPTCVAKLVEHDFIQVSCASTLTIALSSTGKVYMMGSAVHGQLGNPEAKDKSLVLVQGKLREEFITEISSGSYHVAVLTSRGSVYTWGKGANGQLGLGDTKDRSWPTIVESLRDRQVEHIACGSSTTAAICLHKSASSTDQSSCKGCNMSFGITRKKQNCYNCGLLFCRTCCSKKTPNASLAPDKTKAFRVCDPCFYQLQRIAQSSRSSKLENHSPRPLPITLKAVTCEKVERDEANITSSRMMATKKYLTENNQCFDRRSANSLGESRQFSDPVTSLLDTFPRWGQVPCPKVFRRDYGQMRTQNAHVRNSLASASPTYFVEPKFVSSAGLNMEEDLKESDKNLLEEVCKLRTQVESLERLCETRKEKIQESQQKVEEAWSVAKEEASKSKAAKEVIKALTSRLQAMSESFFAEAEANVQAIANVLQTTSTFSDSQNHIGGHRIVVPLSNAQLEERNVDSLCGSPIVFSSTLRSFYNKENNVDSRSAEESCKEADHGQAGLRTSKVEWVEQYQLGVFITLTVLPSGKKGLKRVRFSRKKFTEKEAKKWWEENQLSVYKKYDVEGYENVNQVLLKK from the exons ATGGAAAGTCAATGCATATCACTTATTTATGGAAATGGCGAGCGCACTCTTGATCTG aTTTGCAAGGATAAAATGCAGGCAGAGACTTGGTTTGTAGGCTTGCGAGCTGTAATATCCAGGACTCACCATCACAGAATGGTGGACTCTCTGAAAAGCAAAAGAGGTGCACACAGTTGCATCAGTAGTCCAGCGGGTTATATGCGGAGGAAACAGAATCTTGGACTTTCAGCAAAGACAATCAGACTGTCTCAG GTTCGCAGCTTAGCGGGGAGTCCCACTCAGTCATTTTCAGAAAGGTGTTTTACTGATGGCTTATCCTGTACTTCCGAAAGCTTTTTCTCGGAGTCGAGCCTATTGAATgtaatggataattttacatcATGTTCGTCATATTTTGAACCAGATGACTTGAGCCAGATGAGAGCATCTTGTGCTGGGACTGAAATCCAAACTGATATGCTTGCTCCACTTTTACCATCCAGTAATGAGTCAAGACCATTTGGAAAGAATGTACTGCGGGATGTTTTTATCTGGGGAGAAGGAGCAGAAGGGGGGTGCTTGGGGGTTGGGGAAGTGAAGTTGGATGCTTTGTCACCCAAAATTCTGGAGTCCACTGTGATGCTTGATGTACAAGCAATATCCATTGGTAGGAGTCATGCTTCCATAGTCACCAAACAGGGTGAAGTTTTTTGCTGGGGTGAAGGAAAGAATGGACGGCTTGGGCATAAACATGATATGGACACTGCACGACCAAAACTGGTTGACTCTCTTAACGGGGTTCGGGTAAAATCTGTCTCTTGTGGGGAATACCAAACATGTGCCCTGACCTTTTCTGGTGAACTATATACATGGGGTGACAACTCTTTTTGTGCTGAGTTAGTAGGTGAGGAAAAGAAGAGAAGCCATTGGCTACCAAACAGAGTATGCGGTTCTCTGGATGGTGTAAAAATCTCTTATGTTGCTTGTGCGGAATGGCACACCGCAATTGTTTCAACATCTGGGCAATTGTTTACTTATGGAGATGGAACTTTTGGGGTTCTTGGTCATGGAAATCTCCAAAGTGTTGCTCAGCCCAAAGAAGTTGAGTCACTTAGAGGTTTGTGGGTCAAATGTGTTGCATGTGGGCCATGGCATACAGCTGCGGTAGTGGAAGTCATTGTTGATCGTCTTAAATTCAACAATCCAGGTGGAAAGCTATTTACATGGGGTGATGGAGATAAAGGAAGGCTTGGTCATCCTGGTGAGGAGACAAAGCTCTTACCGACCTGTGTGGCAAAACTTGTTGAGCATGATTTCATTCAAGTTTCCTGTGCAAGCACCCTAACCATTGCACTATCTAGCACAGGAAAAGTTTATATGATGGGAAGTGCAGTGCATGGGCAACTAGGCAATCCAGAAGCCAAAGATAAATCATTAGTGCTTGTGCAAGGAAAACTTAGAGAGGAGTTTATTACAGAGATATCCTCGGGATCATATCATGTTGCTGTGCTAACATCAAGGGGAAGTGTTTACACATGGGGGAAAGGAGCAAATGGACAGTTAGGATTAGGTGATACAAAAGATAGAAGTTGGCCAACTATAGTTGAATCACTGAGAGACAGGCAGGTGGAACATATTGCTTGTGGGTCAAGTACTACAGCAGCAATATGTTTGCACAAGTCTGCATCTAGTACTGATCAATCATCTTGCAAAGGATGTAACATGTCTTTTGGAATTACGAGGAAGAAGCAAAACTGTTACAATTGTGGCCTTCTCTTCTGCCGCACATGCTGCAGCAAGAAAACCCCTAATGCCTCTCTTGCCCCTGACAAGACTAAAGCTTTTCGGGTATGTGATCCATGTTTTTACCAACTTCAGAGGATTGCTCAGTCAAGCAGGTCATCAAAGCTTGAAAACCATAGTCCAAGACCCTTACCGATTACCCTAAAGGCAGTTACTTGTGAGAAAGTAGAGCGAGACGAGGCAAATATTACATCAAGTCGAATGATGGcaacaaaaaaatatctaaCTGAGAACAATCAATGTTTTGACAGGAGGTCTGCCAACAGTCTAGGGGAAAGTAGGCAGTTCTCTGATCCTGTTACGTCCTTGCTGGATACTTTTCCAAGATGGGGCCAAGTTCCTTGTCCTAAAGTCTTTAGAAGAGACTATGGACAGATGAGAACCCAAAATGCTCATGTGAGGAATTCGCTGGCTTCAGCCTCTCCAACTTATTTCGTAGAACCAAAATTTGTCTCCTCTGCTGGTCTAAATATGGAGGAAGACTTGAAAGAATCAGACAAGAACCTACTCGAAGAAGTTTGCAAGCTAAGAACTCAG GTTGAAAGTCTTGAAAGATTATGTGAAACAAGAAAGGAGAAAATTCAAGAGAGTCAACAAAAAGTTGAAGAAGCGTGGTCAGTGGCTAAAGAGGAAGCTTCTAAGAGTAAAGCAGCAAAAGAAGTTATAAAAGCTTTGACATCAAGG CTTCAGGCAATGTCAGAAAGCTTTTTTGCTGAAGCAGAAGCTAATGTTCAAGCTATTGCAAATGTACTACAGACAACATCAACATTTTCAGATAGCCAAAATCATATAGGTGGACACCGAATTGTTGTGCCTCTTTCAAATGCACAACTAGAGGAGAGAAATGTTGATAGCCTATGTGGTTCTCCAATTGTATTCTCTAGTACTTTAAGATCCTTCTATAACAAAGAAAACAACGTGGACTCCCGATCAGCAGAAGAGTCTTGTAAAGAAGCTGATCATGGCCAAGCTGGGCTCAGAACATCAAAAGTTGAATGGGTGGAACAATATCAGCTCGGTGTTTTCATCACATTGACAGTGCTACCAAGTGGAAAGAAGGGACTCAAGCGAGTCAGGTTCAG TAGGAAAAAGTTTACTGAAAAGGAAGCAAAGAAGTGGTGGGAAGAAAATCAGCTTTCTGTGTACAAAAAGTATGATGTTGAAGGATATGAAAATGTGAACCAAGTTTTGCTGAAGAAGTAG
- the LOC125846695 gene encoding PH, RCC1 and FYVE domains-containing protein 1 isoform X1 has protein sequence MGEEHLTIDPSDRAVEQAIVALKKGAHLLKYGRRGKPKFYPLRLSADEKFLIWYSGEKENQLRLSSITNVIRGQSTVIIQPEMESQCISLIYGNGERTLDLICKDKMQAETWFVGLRAVISRTHHHRMVDSLKSKRGAHSCISSPAGYMRRKQNLGLSAKTIRLSQVRSLAGSPTQSFSERCFTDGLSCTSESFFSESSLLNVMDNFTSCSSYFEPDDLSQMRASCAGTEIQTDMLAPLLPSSNESRPFGKNVLRDVFIWGEGAEGGCLGVGEVKLDALSPKILESTVMLDVQAISIGRSHASIVTKQGEVFCWGEGKNGRLGHKHDMDTARPKLVDSLNGVRVKSVSCGEYQTCALTFSGELYTWGDNSFCAELVGEEKKRSHWLPNRVCGSLDGVKISYVACAEWHTAIVSTSGQLFTYGDGTFGVLGHGNLQSVAQPKEVESLRGLWVKCVACGPWHTAAVVEVIVDRLKFNNPGGKLFTWGDGDKGRLGHPGEETKLLPTCVAKLVEHDFIQVSCASTLTIALSSTGKVYMMGSAVHGQLGNPEAKDKSLVLVQGKLREEFITEISSGSYHVAVLTSRGSVYTWGKGANGQLGLGDTKDRSWPTIVESLRDRQVEHIACGSSTTAAICLHKSASSTDQSSCKGCNMSFGITRKKQNCYNCGLLFCRTCCSKKTPNASLAPDKTKAFRVCDPCFYQLQRIAQSSRSSKLENHSPRPLPITLKAVTCEKVERDEANITSSRMMATKKYLTENNQCFDRRSANSLGESRQFSDPVTSLLDTFPRWGQVPCPKVFRRDYGQMRTQNAHVRNSLASASPTYFVEPKFVSSAGLNMEEDLKESDKNLLEEVCKLRTQVESLERLCETRKEKIQESQQKVEEAWSVAKEEASKSKAAKEVIKALTSRLQAMSESFFAEAEANVQAIANVLQTTSTFSDSQNHIGGHRIVVPLSNAQLEERNVDSLCGSPIVFSSTLRSFYNKENNVDSRSAEESCKEADHGQAGLRTSKVEWVEQYQLGVFITLTVLPSGKKGLKRVRFSRKKFTEKEAKKWWEENQLSVYKKYDVEGYENVNQVLLKK, from the exons ATGGGTGAAGAACACTTGACCATTGATCCTTCTGATAGAGCTGTTGAACag GCAATAGTTGCATTGAAGAAGGGGGCACATCTTTTGAAGTATGGCAGAAGAGGGAAGCCCAAATTCTACCCTCTAAGGTTATCCGCG gATGAGAAGTTTTTGATTTGGTACTCTGGTGAGAAGGAAAACCAACTGAGGTTAAGTTCTATCACGAATGTCATCCGCGGCCAAAGTACT GTAATTATTCAGCCTGAAATGGAAAGTCAATGCATATCACTTATTTATGGAAATGGCGAGCGCACTCTTGATCTG aTTTGCAAGGATAAAATGCAGGCAGAGACTTGGTTTGTAGGCTTGCGAGCTGTAATATCCAGGACTCACCATCACAGAATGGTGGACTCTCTGAAAAGCAAAAGAGGTGCACACAGTTGCATCAGTAGTCCAGCGGGTTATATGCGGAGGAAACAGAATCTTGGACTTTCAGCAAAGACAATCAGACTGTCTCAG GTTCGCAGCTTAGCGGGGAGTCCCACTCAGTCATTTTCAGAAAGGTGTTTTACTGATGGCTTATCCTGTACTTCCGAAAGCTTTTTCTCGGAGTCGAGCCTATTGAATgtaatggataattttacatcATGTTCGTCATATTTTGAACCAGATGACTTGAGCCAGATGAGAGCATCTTGTGCTGGGACTGAAATCCAAACTGATATGCTTGCTCCACTTTTACCATCCAGTAATGAGTCAAGACCATTTGGAAAGAATGTACTGCGGGATGTTTTTATCTGGGGAGAAGGAGCAGAAGGGGGGTGCTTGGGGGTTGGGGAAGTGAAGTTGGATGCTTTGTCACCCAAAATTCTGGAGTCCACTGTGATGCTTGATGTACAAGCAATATCCATTGGTAGGAGTCATGCTTCCATAGTCACCAAACAGGGTGAAGTTTTTTGCTGGGGTGAAGGAAAGAATGGACGGCTTGGGCATAAACATGATATGGACACTGCACGACCAAAACTGGTTGACTCTCTTAACGGGGTTCGGGTAAAATCTGTCTCTTGTGGGGAATACCAAACATGTGCCCTGACCTTTTCTGGTGAACTATATACATGGGGTGACAACTCTTTTTGTGCTGAGTTAGTAGGTGAGGAAAAGAAGAGAAGCCATTGGCTACCAAACAGAGTATGCGGTTCTCTGGATGGTGTAAAAATCTCTTATGTTGCTTGTGCGGAATGGCACACCGCAATTGTTTCAACATCTGGGCAATTGTTTACTTATGGAGATGGAACTTTTGGGGTTCTTGGTCATGGAAATCTCCAAAGTGTTGCTCAGCCCAAAGAAGTTGAGTCACTTAGAGGTTTGTGGGTCAAATGTGTTGCATGTGGGCCATGGCATACAGCTGCGGTAGTGGAAGTCATTGTTGATCGTCTTAAATTCAACAATCCAGGTGGAAAGCTATTTACATGGGGTGATGGAGATAAAGGAAGGCTTGGTCATCCTGGTGAGGAGACAAAGCTCTTACCGACCTGTGTGGCAAAACTTGTTGAGCATGATTTCATTCAAGTTTCCTGTGCAAGCACCCTAACCATTGCACTATCTAGCACAGGAAAAGTTTATATGATGGGAAGTGCAGTGCATGGGCAACTAGGCAATCCAGAAGCCAAAGATAAATCATTAGTGCTTGTGCAAGGAAAACTTAGAGAGGAGTTTATTACAGAGATATCCTCGGGATCATATCATGTTGCTGTGCTAACATCAAGGGGAAGTGTTTACACATGGGGGAAAGGAGCAAATGGACAGTTAGGATTAGGTGATACAAAAGATAGAAGTTGGCCAACTATAGTTGAATCACTGAGAGACAGGCAGGTGGAACATATTGCTTGTGGGTCAAGTACTACAGCAGCAATATGTTTGCACAAGTCTGCATCTAGTACTGATCAATCATCTTGCAAAGGATGTAACATGTCTTTTGGAATTACGAGGAAGAAGCAAAACTGTTACAATTGTGGCCTTCTCTTCTGCCGCACATGCTGCAGCAAGAAAACCCCTAATGCCTCTCTTGCCCCTGACAAGACTAAAGCTTTTCGGGTATGTGATCCATGTTTTTACCAACTTCAGAGGATTGCTCAGTCAAGCAGGTCATCAAAGCTTGAAAACCATAGTCCAAGACCCTTACCGATTACCCTAAAGGCAGTTACTTGTGAGAAAGTAGAGCGAGACGAGGCAAATATTACATCAAGTCGAATGATGGcaacaaaaaaatatctaaCTGAGAACAATCAATGTTTTGACAGGAGGTCTGCCAACAGTCTAGGGGAAAGTAGGCAGTTCTCTGATCCTGTTACGTCCTTGCTGGATACTTTTCCAAGATGGGGCCAAGTTCCTTGTCCTAAAGTCTTTAGAAGAGACTATGGACAGATGAGAACCCAAAATGCTCATGTGAGGAATTCGCTGGCTTCAGCCTCTCCAACTTATTTCGTAGAACCAAAATTTGTCTCCTCTGCTGGTCTAAATATGGAGGAAGACTTGAAAGAATCAGACAAGAACCTACTCGAAGAAGTTTGCAAGCTAAGAACTCAG GTTGAAAGTCTTGAAAGATTATGTGAAACAAGAAAGGAGAAAATTCAAGAGAGTCAACAAAAAGTTGAAGAAGCGTGGTCAGTGGCTAAAGAGGAAGCTTCTAAGAGTAAAGCAGCAAAAGAAGTTATAAAAGCTTTGACATCAAGG CTTCAGGCAATGTCAGAAAGCTTTTTTGCTGAAGCAGAAGCTAATGTTCAAGCTATTGCAAATGTACTACAGACAACATCAACATTTTCAGATAGCCAAAATCATATAGGTGGACACCGAATTGTTGTGCCTCTTTCAAATGCACAACTAGAGGAGAGAAATGTTGATAGCCTATGTGGTTCTCCAATTGTATTCTCTAGTACTTTAAGATCCTTCTATAACAAAGAAAACAACGTGGACTCCCGATCAGCAGAAGAGTCTTGTAAAGAAGCTGATCATGGCCAAGCTGGGCTCAGAACATCAAAAGTTGAATGGGTGGAACAATATCAGCTCGGTGTTTTCATCACATTGACAGTGCTACCAAGTGGAAAGAAGGGACTCAAGCGAGTCAGGTTCAG TAGGAAAAAGTTTACTGAAAAGGAAGCAAAGAAGTGGTGGGAAGAAAATCAGCTTTCTGTGTACAAAAAGTATGATGTTGAAGGATATGAAAATGTGAACCAAGTTTTGCTGAAGAAGTAG
- the LOC125846695 gene encoding PH, RCC1 and FYVE domains-containing protein 1 isoform X3, whose protein sequence is MGEEHLTIDPSDRAVEQAIVALKKGAHLLKYGRRGKPKFYPLRLSADEKFLIWYSGEKENQLRLSSITNVIRGQSTVIIQPEMESQCISLIYGNGERTLDLICKDKMQAETWFVGLRAVISRTHHHRMVDSLKSKRGAHSCISSPAGYMRRKQNLGLSAKTIRLSQVRSLAGSPTQSFSERCFTDGLSCTSESFFSESSLLNVMDNFTSCSSYFEPDDLSQMRASCAGTEIQTDMLAPLLPSSNESRPFGKNVLRDVFIWGEGAEGGCLGVGEVKLDALSPKILESTVMLDVQAISIGRSHASIVTKQGEVFCWGEGKNGRLGHKHDMDTARPKLVDSLNGVRVKSVSCGEYQTCALTFSGELYTWGDNSFCAELVGEEKKRSHWLPNRVCGSLDGVKISYVACAEWHTAIVSTSGQLFTYGDGTFGVLGHGNLQSVAQPKEVESLRGLWVKCVACGPWHTAAVVEVIVDRLKFNNPGGKLFTWGDGDKGRLGHPGEETKLLPTCVAKLVEHDFIQVSCASTLTIALSSTGKVYMMGSAVHGQLGNPEAKDKSLVLVQGKLREEFITEISSGSYHVAVLTSRGSVYTWGKGANGQLGLGDTKDRSWPTIVESLRDRQVEHIACGSSTTAAICLHKSASSTDQSSCKGCNMSFGITRKKQNCYNCGLLFCRTCCSKKTPNASLAPDKTKAFRVCDPCFYQLQRIAQSSRSSKLENHSPRPLPITLKAVTCEKVERDEANITSSRMMATKKYLTENNQCFDRRSANSLGESRQFSDPVTSLLDTFPRWGQVPCPKVFRRDYGQMRTQNAHVRNSLASASPTYFVEPKFVSSAGLNMEEDLKESDKNLLEEVCKLRTQVESLERLCETRKEKIQESQQKVEEAWSVAKEEASKSKAAKEVIKALTSRVTILFRQCQKAFLLKQKLMFKLLQMYYRQHQHFQIAKII, encoded by the exons ATGGGTGAAGAACACTTGACCATTGATCCTTCTGATAGAGCTGTTGAACag GCAATAGTTGCATTGAAGAAGGGGGCACATCTTTTGAAGTATGGCAGAAGAGGGAAGCCCAAATTCTACCCTCTAAGGTTATCCGCG gATGAGAAGTTTTTGATTTGGTACTCTGGTGAGAAGGAAAACCAACTGAGGTTAAGTTCTATCACGAATGTCATCCGCGGCCAAAGTACT GTAATTATTCAGCCTGAAATGGAAAGTCAATGCATATCACTTATTTATGGAAATGGCGAGCGCACTCTTGATCTG aTTTGCAAGGATAAAATGCAGGCAGAGACTTGGTTTGTAGGCTTGCGAGCTGTAATATCCAGGACTCACCATCACAGAATGGTGGACTCTCTGAAAAGCAAAAGAGGTGCACACAGTTGCATCAGTAGTCCAGCGGGTTATATGCGGAGGAAACAGAATCTTGGACTTTCAGCAAAGACAATCAGACTGTCTCAG GTTCGCAGCTTAGCGGGGAGTCCCACTCAGTCATTTTCAGAAAGGTGTTTTACTGATGGCTTATCCTGTACTTCCGAAAGCTTTTTCTCGGAGTCGAGCCTATTGAATgtaatggataattttacatcATGTTCGTCATATTTTGAACCAGATGACTTGAGCCAGATGAGAGCATCTTGTGCTGGGACTGAAATCCAAACTGATATGCTTGCTCCACTTTTACCATCCAGTAATGAGTCAAGACCATTTGGAAAGAATGTACTGCGGGATGTTTTTATCTGGGGAGAAGGAGCAGAAGGGGGGTGCTTGGGGGTTGGGGAAGTGAAGTTGGATGCTTTGTCACCCAAAATTCTGGAGTCCACTGTGATGCTTGATGTACAAGCAATATCCATTGGTAGGAGTCATGCTTCCATAGTCACCAAACAGGGTGAAGTTTTTTGCTGGGGTGAAGGAAAGAATGGACGGCTTGGGCATAAACATGATATGGACACTGCACGACCAAAACTGGTTGACTCTCTTAACGGGGTTCGGGTAAAATCTGTCTCTTGTGGGGAATACCAAACATGTGCCCTGACCTTTTCTGGTGAACTATATACATGGGGTGACAACTCTTTTTGTGCTGAGTTAGTAGGTGAGGAAAAGAAGAGAAGCCATTGGCTACCAAACAGAGTATGCGGTTCTCTGGATGGTGTAAAAATCTCTTATGTTGCTTGTGCGGAATGGCACACCGCAATTGTTTCAACATCTGGGCAATTGTTTACTTATGGAGATGGAACTTTTGGGGTTCTTGGTCATGGAAATCTCCAAAGTGTTGCTCAGCCCAAAGAAGTTGAGTCACTTAGAGGTTTGTGGGTCAAATGTGTTGCATGTGGGCCATGGCATACAGCTGCGGTAGTGGAAGTCATTGTTGATCGTCTTAAATTCAACAATCCAGGTGGAAAGCTATTTACATGGGGTGATGGAGATAAAGGAAGGCTTGGTCATCCTGGTGAGGAGACAAAGCTCTTACCGACCTGTGTGGCAAAACTTGTTGAGCATGATTTCATTCAAGTTTCCTGTGCAAGCACCCTAACCATTGCACTATCTAGCACAGGAAAAGTTTATATGATGGGAAGTGCAGTGCATGGGCAACTAGGCAATCCAGAAGCCAAAGATAAATCATTAGTGCTTGTGCAAGGAAAACTTAGAGAGGAGTTTATTACAGAGATATCCTCGGGATCATATCATGTTGCTGTGCTAACATCAAGGGGAAGTGTTTACACATGGGGGAAAGGAGCAAATGGACAGTTAGGATTAGGTGATACAAAAGATAGAAGTTGGCCAACTATAGTTGAATCACTGAGAGACAGGCAGGTGGAACATATTGCTTGTGGGTCAAGTACTACAGCAGCAATATGTTTGCACAAGTCTGCATCTAGTACTGATCAATCATCTTGCAAAGGATGTAACATGTCTTTTGGAATTACGAGGAAGAAGCAAAACTGTTACAATTGTGGCCTTCTCTTCTGCCGCACATGCTGCAGCAAGAAAACCCCTAATGCCTCTCTTGCCCCTGACAAGACTAAAGCTTTTCGGGTATGTGATCCATGTTTTTACCAACTTCAGAGGATTGCTCAGTCAAGCAGGTCATCAAAGCTTGAAAACCATAGTCCAAGACCCTTACCGATTACCCTAAAGGCAGTTACTTGTGAGAAAGTAGAGCGAGACGAGGCAAATATTACATCAAGTCGAATGATGGcaacaaaaaaatatctaaCTGAGAACAATCAATGTTTTGACAGGAGGTCTGCCAACAGTCTAGGGGAAAGTAGGCAGTTCTCTGATCCTGTTACGTCCTTGCTGGATACTTTTCCAAGATGGGGCCAAGTTCCTTGTCCTAAAGTCTTTAGAAGAGACTATGGACAGATGAGAACCCAAAATGCTCATGTGAGGAATTCGCTGGCTTCAGCCTCTCCAACTTATTTCGTAGAACCAAAATTTGTCTCCTCTGCTGGTCTAAATATGGAGGAAGACTTGAAAGAATCAGACAAGAACCTACTCGAAGAAGTTTGCAAGCTAAGAACTCAG GTTGAAAGTCTTGAAAGATTATGTGAAACAAGAAAGGAGAAAATTCAAGAGAGTCAACAAAAAGTTGAAGAAGCGTGGTCAGTGGCTAAAGAGGAAGCTTCTAAGAGTAAAGCAGCAAAAGAAGTTATAAAAGCTTTGACATCAAGGGTAACTATTCT CTTCAGGCAATGTCAGAAAGCTTTTTTGCTGAAGCAGAAGCTAATGTTCAAGCTATTGCAAATGTACTACAGACAACATCAACATTTTCAGATAGCCAAAATCATATAG